Proteins found in one Deinococcus radiopugnans ATCC 19172 genomic segment:
- the sdhC gene encoding succinate dehydrogenase, cytochrome b556 subunit: MYKGREGQWAFMLHRLSGIAILAYLLIHVFSIGSFIFGERFYMAIHETYDWPVFRIGLVFITAGVVYHAFNGLRIIVMDFTGAGVAYQRQMWYAVMVLTVISGLYAAWTLLPRLLGGY, from the coding sequence ATGTACAAGGGAAGAGAGGGGCAATGGGCATTCATGCTTCACCGCCTGTCGGGAATCGCGATCCTGGCGTATCTGCTGATTCATGTCTTCAGCATCGGCTCATTTATTTTTGGCGAGCGGTTTTACATGGCGATTCACGAGACCTATGACTGGCCGGTCTTCCGCATCGGGCTGGTGTTCATCACGGCGGGCGTGGTGTATCACGCTTTCAACGGCCTGCGCATCATCGTGATGGACTTTACCGGGGCGGGCGTGGCCTACCAGCGCCAGATGTGGTACGCCGTGATGGTCCTGACCGTGATCAGCGGTCTCTACGCGGCCTGGACCCTGCTGCCGCGCCTGCTGGGAGGCTACTAG
- a CDS encoding succinate dehydrogenase hydrophobic membrane anchor subunit, with the protein MIRARTFIDAKQQSHSNAELNWWIFMRISGLILVFLVLGHIYMTFIQVSESDATFTAVVGKLANPAWKFYDWLILALALMHGTNGARYSIEDYIRTRPNRAWVKGVFYTVVALVFAFGTIGLFSI; encoded by the coding sequence ATGATCCGCGCGAGAACGTTTATTGACGCGAAACAGCAGTCGCACAGCAACGCCGAGCTGAACTGGTGGATTTTCATGCGCATCAGCGGCCTGATCCTGGTGTTCCTGGTGCTGGGCCACATCTACATGACGTTTATTCAGGTCTCCGAGTCCGACGCCACCTTTACGGCGGTGGTGGGCAAGCTGGCCAATCCGGCGTGGAAGTTCTACGACTGGCTGATCCTGGCGCTGGCGCTGATGCACGGCACCAACGGGGCGCGGTACTCCATCGAGGACTACATCCGCACCCGCCCCAACCGCGCCTGGGTCAAGGGCGTGTTCTACACGGTGGTGGCGCTGGTCTTTGCCTTCGGCACCATCGGCCTGTTCTCGATCTGA
- the sdhA gene encoding succinate dehydrogenase flavoprotein subunit encodes MQHRYDVLVIGAGGAGLMAALYAAKGNVSVACISKLYPTRSHTGAAQGGIGAALGNVAEDHWEWHMFDTVKGGDYLTDQDAAEVFSKDIIDAVYELEHMGLPFSRTPEGKIAQRKFGGHTREFGKAAVERSCYAKDRTGHMILQTLYQQNVKEGTKFFNEFHVTDLLIEDGRCRGVVAYELATGEIHTFHAKAVILAAGGYGRIFKITSNALTLTGDLMSIYYRKGLPLEDMEFYQFHPTGLAKLGILVTEGIRGEGGILRNDSGERFMERYAPTIKDLAPRDIVSRSIISEIREGRGVGRDKDAVNIDLTHLPREVIEGKLAEITDLARTYLGMDPVKDLVPVQPTAHYAMGGIPTDLNGLCLSDGNGGSIEGLYAAGEQACVSLHGANRLGTNSLGDLVVFGRRAGIYAAQYARQVEFPDLPDDPQRDTKDMFDGLRSGSGKENPALIRKEMQESMMNNVGIFRNGPDMEKQVEILKELKSRYQDVNVGDPSLRYNSELIEVMELGFMLDCAEAMTASALNRTESRGAHDRADYHTRDDVNWLKHTMAYKDLDRPGNVLIGYKDVALKGFTRAFEPKARVY; translated from the coding sequence ATGCAACATCGTTATGACGTACTGGTCATCGGCGCGGGCGGCGCAGGACTGATGGCCGCCCTGTACGCCGCCAAGGGCAATGTCTCGGTGGCGTGTATCTCCAAGCTGTACCCCACCCGCTCGCACACCGGCGCGGCGCAGGGCGGCATCGGCGCGGCGCTGGGCAACGTCGCCGAGGACCACTGGGAATGGCACATGTTCGACACGGTCAAGGGCGGCGACTACCTGACCGATCAGGACGCGGCCGAGGTGTTCTCCAAGGACATCATCGACGCGGTGTACGAACTGGAACACATGGGCCTGCCCTTCTCGCGCACGCCGGAAGGCAAGATCGCCCAGCGCAAGTTCGGCGGCCACACCCGCGAGTTCGGCAAGGCCGCCGTGGAACGCAGCTGCTACGCCAAGGACCGCACCGGCCACATGATCCTTCAGACGCTGTACCAGCAGAACGTCAAGGAAGGGACCAAGTTCTTCAACGAGTTCCACGTCACCGACCTGCTGATCGAGGACGGGCGCTGCCGGGGCGTGGTGGCCTATGAACTCGCGACCGGCGAGATCCACACCTTCCACGCCAAGGCCGTGATTCTGGCGGCGGGCGGCTACGGGCGCATCTTCAAGATCACCAGCAACGCGCTGACCCTGACCGGCGACCTGATGAGCATCTACTACCGCAAGGGCCTGCCGCTGGAGGACATGGAGTTCTACCAGTTCCACCCCACCGGCCTCGCCAAGCTGGGCATCCTGGTCACCGAGGGTATCCGTGGTGAGGGCGGCATCCTGCGCAACGACAGCGGCGAGCGCTTCATGGAACGCTACGCACCGACCATCAAGGACCTCGCGCCGCGCGACATCGTTTCGCGCAGCATCATCAGCGAGATCCGCGAGGGCCGGGGCGTGGGCCGCGACAAGGACGCCGTCAACATCGACCTGACCCACCTGCCGCGCGAGGTGATCGAGGGCAAGCTGGCCGAGATCACGGACCTGGCGCGCACCTACCTGGGCATGGACCCGGTCAAGGATCTGGTGCCGGTGCAGCCCACGGCGCACTACGCGATGGGCGGCATTCCCACCGACCTGAACGGCCTGTGCCTGAGCGACGGCAACGGCGGCAGCATCGAGGGGCTGTACGCGGCGGGCGAGCAGGCCTGCGTGTCGCTGCACGGCGCCAATCGCCTGGGCACCAACAGTCTGGGCGACCTGGTGGTTTTCGGCCGCCGCGCCGGCATCTACGCCGCGCAGTACGCCCGCCAGGTGGAATTCCCCGATCTGCCTGACGACCCGCAGCGCGACACCAAGGATATGTTCGACGGCCTGCGCAGCGGCAGCGGCAAGGAAAACCCGGCGCTGATCCGCAAGGAAATGCAGGAATCGATGATGAACAACGTCGGCATCTTCCGCAACGGGCCGGACATGGAGAAGCAGGTCGAGATCCTCAAGGAGCTGAAGTCGCGCTACCAGGACGTGAACGTGGGCGACCCCAGCCTGCGCTACAACTCCGAACTGATCGAGGTCATGGAACTGGGCTTCATGCTCGACTGCGCCGAGGCCATGACCGCCAGCGCCCTGAACCGCACCGAGTCGCGTGGGGCGCATGACCGCGCCGACTACCACACCCGCGACGACGTCAACTGGCTCAAGCACACCATGGCCTACAAGGATCTGGACCGGCCCGGCAACGTCCTGATCGGCTACAAGGACGTGGCGCTCAAAGGCTTTACCCGCGCCTTCGAGCCGAAAGCCCGCGTGTACTGA
- a CDS encoding succinate dehydrogenase iron-sulfur subunit: MTQTQHETSTAPAAAQQALPMLHIKVKILRFDPEKDRKAHWETYAIDAQAGDRVLDVINEVKWYHDHSLTFRRSCMHGICGSDAMLINGRNRLACKTLVRDVAKDGGTITVEPIRGLKVEKDLLVDMEPFFDSYKAIMPYFINESPAPAAERIQSEEEAERMAQSSNCILCACCTTSCPIFWVNGSYLGPASIVQAHRFIFDSRDEATQQRLNIMNQNTGVWRCRTAYNCTEACPRDIPITQLIEEVKRAVMYQQA; the protein is encoded by the coding sequence ATGACCCAAACGCAACACGAAACCAGCACCGCCCCAGCCGCCGCACAGCAGGCGCTGCCGATGCTGCACATCAAAGTCAAGATTCTGCGCTTCGATCCAGAAAAGGACCGCAAGGCGCACTGGGAAACCTACGCCATCGACGCGCAGGCCGGTGACCGCGTGCTGGACGTGATCAACGAGGTCAAGTGGTACCACGATCACAGCCTGACCTTCCGGCGCTCGTGCATGCACGGCATCTGCGGTTCGGACGCCATGCTGATCAACGGGCGCAACCGTCTGGCCTGTAAGACCCTGGTGCGCGACGTGGCCAAGGACGGCGGCACCATCACCGTCGAGCCGATTCGCGGCCTGAAGGTGGAAAAGGATCTGCTGGTCGACATGGAGCCGTTCTTCGACTCCTACAAGGCGATCATGCCGTACTTCATCAACGAGTCGCCGGCCCCCGCCGCCGAGCGCATCCAGTCCGAGGAAGAGGCCGAGCGCATGGCGCAGTCCAGCAACTGCATCCTGTGCGCGTGCTGCACCACCTCCTGCCCGATCTTCTGGGTCAACGGCTCGTACCTCGGCCCGGCCAGCATCGTGCAGGCCCACCGCTTTATCTTCGACAGCCGCGACGAGGCCACCCAGCAGCGGCTGAACATCATGAACCAGAACACCGGCGTGTGGCGCTGCCGCACCGCCTACAACTGCACCGAGGCGTGCCCGCGCGACATCCCGATCACCCAGCTGATCGAGGAAGTCAAGCGCGCGGTGATGTACCAGCAGGCGTAG
- a CDS encoding antibiotic biosynthesis monooxygenase family protein, which yields MITVANRMYVSPEYREQFEQRFRQRAGLVDGMPGFLANHVLRPTKEGEPYVVLTFWDSREAFEAWTSSDAFRQGHARSGALPKEAFNGPGGLEVHEVLEFGAG from the coding sequence ATGATCACCGTTGCCAACCGCATGTACGTCAGCCCCGAATACCGTGAGCAGTTCGAGCAGCGCTTTCGCCAGCGCGCCGGATTGGTGGACGGCATGCCCGGCTTCCTCGCCAACCACGTGCTGCGCCCCACCAAGGAGGGCGAACCCTACGTGGTCCTGACGTTCTGGGACAGCCGCGAGGCCTTCGAGGCCTGGACCTCCAGCGACGCCTTCCGCCAGGGCCACGCCCGCAGCGGCGCGCTGCCCAAAGAGGCCTTCAACGGACCCGGCGGTCTGGAAGTGCACGAGGTGCTGGAGTTCGGCGCCGGCTGA
- a CDS encoding cyclin-dependent kinase inhibitor 3 family protein, with protein sequence MSPSSRTNSPAASSPASDSPIRVDWIPTGLWPGRLGLTFAPGKKGRSVVQAGVTHDRDVHGDMQTLAADGATVLAPLIEDFEFDMLGMDGYHAAAELNNLEVKAFAIPDRHAPGRRADFAAFIDELMTDLLDGRGVVVHCRGGLGRAGLAAACLLVQGGMAPDEAVTLVRRTRSPQAIETREQLQFVHDFADARPV encoded by the coding sequence GTGAGCCCTTCGTCCCGCACCAACAGCCCAGCGGCCAGCAGCCCGGCCTCCGACAGCCCGATTCGCGTGGACTGGATTCCCACCGGCCTGTGGCCCGGACGGCTGGGCCTGACCTTTGCCCCCGGCAAAAAGGGGCGCAGCGTCGTTCAGGCGGGGGTGACGCATGACCGCGACGTGCACGGCGACATGCAGACGCTGGCGGCGGATGGGGCCACCGTCCTGGCCCCGCTGATCGAGGACTTCGAGTTCGACATGCTGGGCATGGACGGGTACCACGCCGCCGCCGAGCTGAACAATCTGGAGGTCAAGGCCTTCGCCATTCCCGACCGGCACGCGCCCGGCAGACGTGCGGATTTTGCCGCCTTCATCGACGAATTGATGACCGATCTGCTGGACGGGCGTGGCGTGGTGGTGCACTGCCGGGGCGGACTGGGACGCGCAGGGCTGGCTGCGGCCTGCCTGCTGGTCCAGGGCGGCATGGCCCCGGACGAGGCCGTCACGCTGGTCCGCCGGACCCGCAGTCCACAGGCCATCGAAACGCGCGAGCAGTTGCAGTTCGTCCACGATTTTGCCGACGCCCGGCCCGTCTGA
- the hemB gene encoding porphobilinogen synthase has protein sequence MPERPRRLRRTPALRALTREVSLSPAHLIYPIFVHEQPGESPIASMPGVSRHSIDGATTQAREALRLGVPSVILFGIPDHKDARGSGAYADDGIIQRATRAIKTAVPALTVMADTCLCEYTDHGHCGPLCEVPGQSGAEAWTVDNDRSLELLALTAVSQARAGADVVAPSAMMDGQVGAIRAALDAAGFSDIPIMSYAVKYASAYYGPFRDAAGSAPSVGNRATYQMDPAGGHREALREARLDAEQGADTLMVKPALAYLDVVRLLRDAFDLPLVAYNVSGEYSLVKAAAQLGFMDERRTVLENLTAMRRAGADAIITYHALDAARWLTQDVLQEDALRPVGARQDAAPENGA, from the coding sequence ATGCCAGAACGTCCCCGGCGACTGCGCCGCACCCCCGCCCTGCGCGCCCTGACCCGCGAGGTCAGCCTCAGCCCCGCGCACCTGATCTACCCGATCTTCGTCCACGAACAGCCTGGCGAATCCCCCATCGCCTCCATGCCCGGCGTGAGCCGCCACAGCATCGACGGCGCCACCACGCAGGCGCGTGAGGCCCTGCGGCTGGGCGTGCCCAGCGTCATCCTGTTCGGCATTCCGGACCACAAGGATGCCAGGGGCAGCGGGGCGTATGCCGACGACGGCATCATTCAGCGGGCCACCCGCGCCATCAAGACGGCGGTGCCGGCACTGACCGTCATGGCCGACACCTGCCTGTGCGAGTACACCGATCACGGCCACTGCGGCCCGCTGTGCGAGGTGCCCGGCCAGAGCGGCGCCGAAGCCTGGACCGTGGACAACGACCGCAGCCTGGAACTGCTCGCGCTCACTGCCGTATCGCAGGCCCGGGCCGGGGCCGACGTGGTGGCCCCCAGCGCCATGATGGACGGGCAGGTGGGGGCCATCCGCGCCGCCCTGGACGCGGCGGGTTTCAGCGACATTCCGATCATGAGCTACGCGGTCAAGTACGCCAGCGCGTATTACGGCCCCTTCCGGGACGCGGCGGGGTCGGCGCCCAGCGTGGGCAACCGCGCCACCTACCAGATGGACCCGGCGGGCGGCCACCGCGAGGCGCTGCGCGAGGCCCGGCTGGACGCCGAGCAGGGTGCGGACACGCTGATGGTCAAGCCGGCGCTGGCGTATCTGGACGTGGTGCGGCTGCTGCGCGACGCCTTCGATCTGCCGCTGGTGGCGTACAACGTCAGCGGGGAATACTCGCTGGTCAAGGCCGCCGCGCAACTGGGCTTCATGGACGAGCGGCGCACCGTGCTGGAAAACCTGACCGCCATGCGCCGCGCCGGCGCCGACGCGATCATCACCTACCACGCGCTGGACGCCGCGCGCTGGCTGACCCAGGACGTCTTGCAGGAGGACGCCCTGCGTCCGGTTGGCGCGCGGCAAGACGCCGCACCGGAGAATGGCGCGTGA
- a CDS encoding heme-dependent oxidative N-demethylase subunit alpha family protein produces the protein MPAPTVYRPFLNGAYTVSAGLFRMGTQPIPWREDSMAETHTFALDDGYERFVVSKWAAHRRGLHEYAGEANLSPELRAAALTFTARTLDADSGGVVAWDGQTPHNRRLGWQARLDLRWGGVADLRRFDAPLAGVRGDLEPRGALDFLGLNAPEDLAIIARDPHTGRDWLAATHVLSPERWDPRDKLGRDFVAVHAPVAGSGPMNATAPRLVDAVIGRGPFVRFAWGLTRDDRLDHHPAALGAGEAAAFDPDQTFLRVERQTLTGFPAAHGALFTIRPYVYPLDVAVQTPAQAHALAAALRTMTPEQQIYKGLRGVLPELLIWLEARAL, from the coding sequence ATGCCCGCGCCCACCGTCTACCGCCCCTTCCTGAACGGCGCTTACACGGTCTCGGCGGGGCTGTTCCGCATGGGCACGCAGCCGATTCCCTGGCGCGAGGACAGCATGGCGGAGACGCACACCTTCGCCCTGGACGACGGGTACGAGCGTTTCGTGGTCAGCAAATGGGCGGCCCACCGCCGGGGCCTGCACGAATACGCGGGTGAGGCGAATCTATCGCCCGAGTTGCGCGCGGCGGCCCTGACCTTCACGGCGCGCACGCTGGACGCCGACAGCGGCGGGGTGGTGGCCTGGGACGGGCAGACCCCGCACAACCGGCGGCTGGGCTGGCAGGCTCGCCTGGACCTCCGCTGGGGTGGAGTGGCGGACCTGCGCCGTTTCGACGCTCCGCTCGCGGGGGTGCGCGGTGACCTGGAACCGAGGGGCGCGCTGGATTTCCTGGGCCTGAACGCCCCCGAAGACCTGGCGATCATCGCGCGAGACCCGCACACCGGGCGCGACTGGCTGGCGGCCACGCACGTGCTGTCGCCGGAACGCTGGGACCCGCGCGACAAGCTGGGCCGGGATTTCGTGGCGGTCCACGCCCCGGTGGCGGGCAGCGGCCCCATGAACGCCACCGCGCCCCGGCTGGTGGACGCGGTGATCGGGCGCGGCCCCTTCGTGCGCTTTGCCTGGGGCCTCACCCGAGATGACCGGCTAGACCATCATCCCGCCGCGCTGGGGGCAGGAGAAGCGGCTGCCTTTGATCCAGATCAGACGTTTCTCCGGGTGGAGCGCCAGACCCTGACCGGGTTCCCGGCGGCGCACGGAGCGCTGTTTACCATCCGCCCGTACGTGTACCCGTTAGACGTGGCGGTCCAGACGCCTGCACAGGCCCACGCACTGGCCGCCGCGCTGCGGACCATGACGCCGGAGCAGCAGATCTACAAGGGTTTGCGCGGCGTTCTGCCCGAACTCCTCATCTGGCTGGAGGCGCGGGCGCTCTAG
- a CDS encoding ribonuclease domain-containing protein, with protein MRALLLTPLLAAFLAGCELPAGGQDTAQAQPPAQTQTQTRSPSTPATASRDPQSGLRWIDASDLPREGTQVLQDIAGGGPFRYRKDGVTFGNRERILPRQASGYYREYTVPTPGEGDRGARRIVCGGQPVTRTAECYYTADHYASFRRIRP; from the coding sequence ATGCGCGCCCTCCTGCTGACGCCCCTGCTGGCCGCCTTTCTCGCGGGGTGTGAGCTGCCCGCCGGAGGTCAGGACACGGCGCAGGCGCAGCCGCCTGCCCAGACCCAGACCCAGACCCGCTCTCCGTCGACTCCAGCCACCGCCAGCCGTGACCCTCAGAGCGGCCTGCGCTGGATCGACGCCAGCGACCTGCCGCGCGAGGGGACCCAGGTTCTGCAGGACATCGCGGGGGGCGGCCCATTCCGCTACCGCAAGGACGGCGTGACCTTCGGCAACCGGGAGCGGATCCTGCCCCGGCAGGCGAGCGGCTACTACCGCGAATACACCGTGCCCACTCCCGGCGAGGGCGACCGGGGCGCGCGGCGCATCGTGTGCGGCGGCCAGCCGGTCACCCGCACCGCCGAGTGCTACTACACTGCCGACCACTACGCCAGTTTCAGGAGGATCCGTCCGTGA
- a CDS encoding barstar family protein gives MQVFDEAPEGIQKAPHEPRMLAAGYQVALREVVFSDVHDKESLMLALLRGLALTDNFGRNWDALYDVLTDPEARPAKLGLLLRDFEHFCHRHPHLSGELERVLLDAQRDAAEHGRQLWLLSEELESDPANW, from the coding sequence ATGCAAGTGTTTGACGAGGCCCCCGAGGGCATTCAGAAGGCTCCGCACGAGCCGCGCATGCTGGCCGCCGGGTATCAGGTGGCCCTGCGCGAGGTGGTGTTCTCGGACGTGCACGACAAGGAGTCGCTGATGCTGGCGCTGCTGCGCGGACTGGCCCTGACCGACAATTTCGGGCGCAACTGGGACGCCCTGTACGACGTGCTGACCGACCCGGAGGCCCGGCCCGCCAAACTGGGGCTGCTGCTGCGCGACTTCGAACATTTTTGCCACCGCCATCCACACCTGAGCGGCGAACTGGAACGGGTGTTGCTCGACGCCCAGCGCGACGCCGCCGAGCATGGCCGTCAACTGTGGCTGCTGTCCGAGGAACTCGAAAGCGATCCGGCGAACTGGTGA
- the msrP gene encoding protein-methionine-sulfoxide reductase catalytic subunit MsrP, which translates to MSHKPEHTDSNPDERRILVPGSSLNPRREFLRSAALFTGTVAALGGGLEVLTRRPGAGSAEAQGTDFVRPNRPLGPYDTKEAVTPYQQATTYNNFYELGTDKADPARNAGSLKPRPWTVKIDGEVKKPQTVDIDTLQSWFPLEDRIYRMRCVEGWSMVMPWLGFPLAGLIRRLEPTSKAKYVQFTALLDPKQLPGQRGNVLDWPYVEGLRLDEALHPLAFMAVGLHGKVLPGQNGAPLRLVVPWKYGFKGIKSIVKITLTEKQPQTTWMRAAPSEYGFYANVNPAVPHPRWSQATERRIGELGRRKTLPFNGYADEVAGLYKGMDLRKNF; encoded by the coding sequence ATGAGTCACAAACCTGAGCACACCGACAGCAACCCGGACGAGCGCCGCATTCTGGTGCCCGGCAGCAGCCTGAACCCCCGCCGCGAATTCCTGCGCAGCGCCGCGCTGTTTACTGGCACGGTGGCCGCCTTGGGCGGTGGTCTGGAGGTGCTGACCCGCCGGCCCGGTGCAGGCAGCGCCGAGGCCCAGGGCACCGACTTCGTGCGCCCGAACCGTCCGCTGGGGCCGTACGACACCAAGGAAGCGGTCACGCCTTACCAGCAGGCCACCACCTACAACAACTTCTACGAACTCGGCACCGACAAGGCCGATCCGGCCCGGAACGCGGGCAGCCTAAAGCCGCGTCCGTGGACGGTGAAAATCGACGGCGAGGTCAAGAAGCCCCAGACCGTGGACATCGACACCCTGCAGTCGTGGTTTCCGCTGGAAGACCGGATCTACCGCATGCGCTGCGTGGAGGGCTGGAGCATGGTCATGCCGTGGCTGGGCTTCCCGCTGGCCGGGCTGATTCGCCGCCTGGAGCCGACCAGCAAGGCAAAGTACGTGCAGTTCACCGCGCTGCTGGACCCCAAGCAGTTGCCGGGACAGCGGGGAAACGTGCTGGACTGGCCTTACGTGGAGGGCCTGAGGCTGGACGAGGCGCTGCATCCGCTGGCCTTCATGGCGGTGGGCCTGCACGGCAAGGTGCTGCCCGGTCAGAACGGCGCGCCGCTGCGGCTGGTGGTGCCGTGGAAGTACGGCTTTAAAGGCATCAAGAGCATCGTGAAGATCACCCTGACGGAAAAGCAGCCGCAGACCACCTGGATGCGCGCCGCGCCCAGCGAGTACGGCTTTTACGCCAACGTCAATCCCGCCGTGCCGCACCCGCGCTGGAGCCAGGCCACCGAGCGCCGCATCGGGGAATTGGGCCGCCGCAAGACCCTGCCGTTCAACGGCTACGCCGACGAGGTGGCCGGGCTATACAAGGGCATGGACCTCCGGAAGAACTTCTAA
- a CDS encoding sulfite oxidase heme-binding subunit YedZ produces MGWLVPAVTVGGLLPVAVLIWDAYTGALGANPIQRATLQTGLLTLALLVASLACTPLRLLTGWTWPARIRKALGLLAFGYAALHFLIYLFDHGFSLGLMLEDVLERPFVTVGFTALLLLVPLALTSGRNSVKRLGFQRWTRLHQLVYLAVALGALHYYWGVKQDHTPPLIYAGVIAALFAVRFLKRRPTRKKASPT; encoded by the coding sequence GTGGGCTGGCTGGTGCCGGCAGTGACGGTGGGCGGCCTGCTGCCGGTGGCGGTGCTGATCTGGGACGCCTACACGGGGGCGCTGGGGGCCAATCCTATTCAGCGGGCCACCCTGCAGACCGGCCTGCTGACGCTGGCGCTGCTGGTGGCGTCGCTGGCCTGCACGCCGCTGCGGCTGCTGACCGGCTGGACGTGGCCGGCACGCATCCGCAAGGCGCTGGGGCTGCTGGCCTTCGGCTACGCCGCGCTGCACTTCCTGATCTACCTGTTCGATCACGGCTTCAGCCTGGGCCTGATGCTCGAAGACGTGCTGGAACGCCCCTTCGTGACGGTGGGTTTCACGGCGCTGCTGCTGCTCGTGCCGCTGGCCCTGACAAGCGGCCGGAACTCGGTCAAGAGGCTGGGCTTCCAGAGGTGGACGCGGCTGCACCAGCTGGTGTATCTGGCCGTGGCGCTGGGGGCGCTGCACTACTACTGGGGGGTCAAGCAGGATCACACGCCGCCGCTGATCTACGCCGGGGTGATCGCCGCGCTGTTCGCGGTGCGTTTCCTTAAGCGCAGGCCGACACGGAAAAAGGCCAGCCCCACCTGA
- a CDS encoding phosphate signaling complex PhoU family protein yields MTLSSTPSGAASVEQVTARFLRMLSIALEQLEAVRDADARAEFAGLTARAGALEQETNELEREIEDACLRAFAAPLSEDELAFHLVVFRSLTNLERVGDYALKLARDLERFAPRARSATLQDVLPLVRLLSRMLERLAYAFAERDLSAAREVMRLDYEQVDALYEQMGRASLTRLLERPEDTEVALAAGQIARNLERLGDHLVNVAERLEALVLGRVTRQQAAPTH; encoded by the coding sequence ATGACCCTCTCCTCCACTCCCAGCGGCGCGGCCAGCGTGGAGCAGGTCACGGCCCGGTTTCTGCGGATGCTGAGCATTGCGCTGGAGCAGCTCGAAGCCGTGCGCGACGCCGACGCCCGCGCCGAGTTCGCTGGCCTGACCGCCCGCGCGGGGGCGCTGGAGCAGGAGACCAACGAGCTGGAACGCGAGATCGAGGACGCCTGCCTGCGCGCCTTTGCCGCGCCGCTGAGCGAGGACGAGCTGGCCTTTCATCTGGTGGTCTTCCGCAGCCTGACCAACCTGGAACGGGTGGGCGACTACGCGCTGAAGCTGGCCCGCGACTTAGAACGGTTTGCCCCGCGCGCCCGCAGCGCCACCCTGCAGGACGTGCTGCCGCTGGTCAGGCTGCTGTCGCGGATGCTGGAGCGGCTGGCCTACGCCTTCGCCGAGCGCGATCTGAGCGCGGCCCGCGAGGTGATGCGGCTGGACTACGAGCAGGTGGACGCCCTGTACGAGCAGATGGGCCGCGCCAGCCTGACCCGGCTGCTGGAGCGCCCCGAGGACACCGAGGTGGCCCTGGCCGCCGGGCAGATCGCGCGCAATCTGGAGCGGTTGGGAGACCATCTGGTCAACGTGGCCGAGCGGCTCGAGGCGCTGGTGCTGGGCCGGGTCACTAGGCAGCAGGCCGCCCCGACGCACTAG
- a CDS encoding GNAT family N-acetyltransferase, with protein sequence MTEPVTVRPATPDDAAFAVPLIQETIGHIGLILIGAASDAEAEGVMLAFFARPGNRLSFQNVWIAQRDGETLGLLLGYAGAAAAALDEPFRAHLRERGLPDDFPSEGQPGEWYLDTLAVTEAARGHGLGARLLQEASAQAAAQGLEQVGLLVEHGNRAARLYQREGFVLAEERQLGGHGYNHMTRRVEGA encoded by the coding sequence ATGACTGAGCCTGTCACCGTCCGCCCCGCCACGCCAGACGACGCCGCGTTTGCCGTTCCCCTGATTCAGGAGACCATCGGCCACATCGGCCTGATCCTGATCGGGGCGGCGTCAGACGCCGAAGCCGAGGGCGTGATGCTGGCCTTCTTCGCCCGGCCCGGCAACCGCCTGAGCTTCCAGAACGTGTGGATCGCGCAGCGTGACGGCGAGACGCTGGGCCTGCTGCTGGGCTACGCCGGTGCGGCGGCAGCGGCGCTGGACGAACCGTTCCGGGCGCACCTGCGGGAGCGGGGCCTGCCGGACGACTTTCCCTCCGAGGGCCAGCCCGGCGAGTGGTACCTGGACACCCTGGCGGTCACCGAAGCGGCGCGGGGGCATGGCCTCGGCGCCCGGCTGTTGCAGGAGGCATCGGCACAGGCCGCCGCACAAGGGCTGGAGCAAGTGGGGCTGCTGGTGGAACACGGCAACCGCGCCGCCCGGCTGTACCAGCGCGAGGGCTTCGTGCTGGCGGAAGAACGGCAACTGGGCGGGCACGGCTATAACCACATGACCCGCCGGGTTGAGGGAGCCTAA
- a CDS encoding acylphosphatase encodes MRLTALVIGDVQGVGYRLYVQRYARDLNLQGYAENLTDGRVEVVAEGHEADLERLLHWLRRGPPHARVRDVQTQMSEATGLRDFHIY; translated from the coding sequence ATGCGTCTGACTGCCCTGGTGATCGGCGACGTGCAGGGGGTCGGCTACCGCCTGTACGTCCAGAGATATGCCCGAGATCTGAACTTGCAAGGTTACGCCGAGAACCTGACCGATGGCCGTGTGGAGGTCGTCGCCGAGGGCCACGAGGCCGATCTGGAGCGCCTGCTGCACTGGCTGCGGCGCGGCCCGCCCCACGCCCGCGTGCGCGACGTGCAGACCCAGATGAGCGAGGCGACGGGGCTGCGGGACTTTCATATTTATTAG